The following coding sequences lie in one Globicephala melas chromosome 15, mGloMel1.2, whole genome shotgun sequence genomic window:
- the CHP2 gene encoding calcineurin B homologous protein 2 produces the protein MGSRSSRAARIPDVDSIQRETGFSQASLLRLYHRFRALDKNEKGYLSRVDLQEIGALAVNPLGDRIIDSFFPDGSLQLDFPGFVRVLAHFRPVDVEDLRNRDPQEPEPLNSRMNKLRFAFQLYDLDRDGKISRHEMLQVLRLMVGVQVTEEQLESIADRTVQEADEDGDGAVSFLEFAKSLEKMNIEQKMSIRILK, from the exons ATGGGCTCCCGCAGCTCCCGCGCCGCCAGGATCCCCGACGTGGACAGCATCCAGCGGGAGACCGGCT TCTCGCAGGCCAGTCTGCTCCGCCTCTACCACCGGTTCCGAGCGCTTGACAAGAATGAGAAGGGCTACCTCAG CCGCGTAGATCTGCAGGAGATCGGGGCACTGGCCGTGAACCCTCTGGGAGACCGCATTATAGACAGCTTCTTCCCTGACGG gagtCTGCAACTGGACTTCCCAGGCTTTGTCAGAGTCCTGGCTCACTTTCGACCTGTAGATGTTGAGGACCTCAGAAACAGGGACCCCCAGGAACCCGAGCCCCTCAACAGCAGAATGAACAAACTTCGCT TTGCATTCCAGCTCTATGACCTGGATCGAGATGGAAAGATCTCCAGGCATGAAATGCTCCAG GTACTCCGGCTGATGGTTGGGGTACAGGTGACAGAAGAGCAGCTGGAGAGCATTGCCGACCGCACAGTGCAGGAAGCCGACGAAGATGGGGATGGCGCTGTGTCCTTCCTGGAGTTCGCCAAG TCCTTAGAGAAGATGAACATCGAGCAGAAAATGAGCATCCGGATCCTGAAGTGA